From Arcticibacter tournemirensis, one genomic window encodes:
- a CDS encoding DMT family transporter produces the protein MLKSHSLNRNLLVLHATVMIWGFTGILGNLISISATHLVWYRVLIAFITLLIYFRATKTPFTVTKNAFFKLIFTGAIVGAHWIFFFQSIKSSNVSVALVCLSSVTLFTAILEPIFSKKKISKLEIFTGLMIITGITLIFKFETRYAVGISFGLLCAFCASLFSIINSKQVQNRPAPVISFYEMAGAWVWISLYLALTGGFNSSMKLPLSDIIYLLILGTICTSLAYVAGVSVMKELSAFRVALITNLEPVYGIILAFIFFGKREHMTAGFYAGSLIILSSIFLYPYIRTKIEKRRMSKQMLPG, from the coding sequence ATGTTAAAATCACATTCTTTAAACCGCAATCTGCTGGTATTGCATGCTACTGTTATGATATGGGGCTTCACCGGCATTCTTGGTAATCTCATTTCAATTTCTGCAACCCACCTGGTATGGTATAGAGTGCTCATCGCCTTTATTACGCTGCTAATCTATTTCAGGGCTACAAAGACTCCCTTCACGGTCACGAAGAACGCCTTCTTTAAGCTCATTTTTACGGGTGCTATTGTAGGGGCTCACTGGATATTTTTCTTTCAGTCGATCAAGTCATCTAACGTGTCGGTAGCATTGGTTTGCCTTTCTTCGGTGACTCTTTTTACCGCCATATTAGAACCCATTTTCAGCAAAAAAAAGATCTCAAAACTGGAGATATTTACCGGGCTGATGATCATCACAGGCATCACTTTAATCTTCAAATTTGAAACGCGATATGCTGTCGGGATCAGCTTCGGACTCCTGTGTGCTTTCTGTGCCAGCCTCTTCTCAATCATCAATTCAAAGCAGGTGCAAAACCGGCCTGCGCCGGTTATCAGCTTCTATGAAATGGCGGGTGCCTGGGTGTGGATTTCACTTTATCTGGCGCTTACCGGAGGCTTTAATTCGTCAATGAAACTACCCCTTTCCGACATCATATATCTGCTCATTCTGGGTACTATTTGCACCTCTCTTGCATACGTTGCGGGGGTCTCTGTGATGAAGGAATTGTCAGCGTTCAGAGTTGCCCTGATCACCAATCTTGAGCCCGTTTACGGCATCATCCTGGCCTTCATTTTCTTTGGAAAAAGAGAGCATATGACTGCCGGTTTTTACGCCGGTTCTCTTATCATTCTGTCTTCTATCTTCCTGTATCCTTACATCCGTACGAAGATCGAAAAACGGCGAATGAGCAAGCAGATGCTGCCGGGGTAG
- a CDS encoding TolB family protein: MTCKLRHIHFLIRNITLITLIFSYHSLNAQVFNSDQNPPSLKWSQINTENFQILYPTPFETEAQRMASVLENIISREAYSLNKKPRKISVILQNQGTTSNGFVQLGPRRSEFYTTPSQSFDYQDWLNSLAVHEMRHVVQFDKLTGKLNAPFFEKLALAVFGITLPPWFYEGDAVGTETALTHAGRGRIPEWALIMRTNTLSGKKFSYSKDFFNSYKDLTPGYYQLGFFMNTKLRRDFGTGITDSIMTRISKNPLRPYSFSNSVKKYTGLSTRQLHDSTISELGKLWYQQTEKTAPLDYPAINKRKSNTPEHYLLPAAIPGDKILALKQSKARTPAIVEIDSAGRERRVTDIGLQEVAWFSYSAGKLVWDESRFDPRFHQRSFNVINIFDMQTRRAKQLTHRTRMFAPTLSPDGKTIIAVDISYSNRISLKLMDAARGKEIRIYNSPENYMLQMPAFSPDGKTVVVVAVAKTGKALFELNLESGTFSPLFPFQLQEILRPVYAGRQILFKAHYNGIDNIYRFNPNDRQIYQLTSARFGAFNPSYDTISHKLILNTFSGRGYDIAALNYSDTSGQNISTIKNTFIDYAAPLYDQEGHSNVFDSIQHKTYPVKRYHELSNLFYFHSLVPVAEENQFFDDYNVGIEMQSDNKLNTLSFYSRYQYNNALRKSEYLTGFNYKRYFPIFSIDYINRPRLIYRRVNQAGKTVLSPVTWRENEIKAEVTFPFTLNRFNNNYSFGFKTGTSYTNRYGIENGMPSLLKTLEYPMHYQFYASRNNRRSSRDLAPRWGQNITLTYRNYPFENRVEGELFTLRSTFYFPGLASNHSFQAAFNYQHGDGNYVNTVDIPRVSGYSYLSPIGNTRNTLLLDYRLPLLYPDWEAGPLAFIKRIKGGVFADFENIGKGDAFSPRSYGAELRADMNLLRFYLPNFDVGGKVIFLNEKPRQNPIFEFMATYSF, from the coding sequence ATGACCTGTAAATTACGACATATACATTTTTTAATCAGGAATATAACACTAATTACATTAATCTTTAGTTATCATAGTCTAAACGCCCAGGTATTCAATTCAGATCAGAACCCTCCCTCCCTTAAATGGAGCCAGATAAACACAGAAAATTTCCAGATCCTCTATCCTACCCCCTTTGAAACTGAAGCGCAACGGATGGCATCCGTACTGGAAAACATCATATCCAGGGAAGCATATTCACTGAATAAGAAACCCAGGAAGATCTCTGTCATTCTTCAGAACCAAGGTACCACGTCCAATGGTTTTGTTCAATTGGGCCCCCGGCGTTCAGAGTTCTACACCACCCCGTCCCAGAGCTTCGACTACCAGGACTGGCTAAATAGCCTGGCCGTGCATGAAATGCGGCACGTTGTTCAGTTTGACAAGTTGACAGGTAAACTCAATGCTCCTTTTTTCGAAAAACTTGCATTGGCAGTTTTCGGCATTACCCTCCCACCCTGGTTCTATGAAGGCGATGCTGTTGGTACCGAAACTGCCCTAACCCATGCAGGCCGGGGAAGGATACCCGAGTGGGCACTAATCATGAGAACGAATACACTAAGCGGAAAAAAATTCAGCTATTCCAAGGACTTCTTCAACTCTTACAAAGACCTTACTCCCGGCTATTACCAGCTTGGATTTTTCATGAATACGAAGCTCCGGAGAGACTTCGGAACCGGCATAACAGATAGTATCATGACCCGGATTTCGAAGAACCCTCTACGGCCATATAGCTTCAGTAATTCGGTGAAAAAATACACGGGTTTAAGCACCCGGCAACTGCATGATTCGACCATCTCAGAGCTAGGTAAATTATGGTATCAGCAGACTGAAAAAACGGCCCCTCTGGATTACCCTGCAATCAATAAAAGAAAGAGTAATACTCCCGAACATTATCTGCTCCCGGCAGCGATTCCCGGCGACAAGATTTTAGCGTTAAAACAGAGCAAGGCACGTACGCCGGCGATTGTAGAAATAGACTCCGCAGGTCGCGAGCGAAGGGTAACAGATATAGGTTTACAGGAGGTGGCATGGTTTAGTTATTCGGCTGGTAAACTTGTATGGGACGAGTCACGTTTTGATCCGCGCTTTCATCAGCGGTCGTTCAATGTTATCAATATTTTTGACATGCAAACACGACGGGCAAAACAGCTCACTCATCGCACCCGCATGTTCGCCCCTACCCTGTCGCCCGACGGCAAAACTATTATCGCAGTCGACATCTCCTACTCGAACAGGATTTCACTAAAGTTAATGGATGCCGCACGGGGAAAAGAGATCCGGATTTACAACAGTCCGGAAAACTACATGCTTCAAATGCCGGCCTTCAGTCCCGACGGCAAAACCGTAGTTGTGGTAGCTGTCGCAAAAACCGGCAAGGCCCTTTTCGAACTCAATCTTGAATCGGGTACGTTCTCTCCGCTCTTCCCCTTTCAGCTTCAGGAAATCCTTCGCCCGGTCTATGCCGGCAGACAGATCCTCTTCAAGGCTCATTACAACGGAATCGACAACATTTACCGGTTCAACCCCAATGACAGGCAGATATATCAGCTCACATCAGCCCGATTTGGCGCTTTTAATCCCTCCTACGACACGATCTCCCATAAGTTAATACTGAATACCTTTTCGGGACGCGGATACGATATAGCGGCTTTAAATTACTCCGATACCTCCGGGCAGAATATCAGCACGATAAAAAACACTTTTATCGACTACGCAGCACCCTTATACGACCAGGAAGGCCACAGCAATGTATTCGACAGCATTCAGCATAAAACTTATCCGGTAAAACGATATCACGAGTTGAGCAATTTGTTCTACTTCCACAGTCTTGTGCCGGTTGCGGAAGAAAATCAGTTCTTCGACGACTATAATGTTGGGATCGAAATGCAGTCGGACAATAAACTGAACACGCTGAGTTTCTACTCCCGCTACCAGTACAACAACGCTCTGCGTAAAAGTGAGTACCTCACCGGATTTAACTACAAACGCTACTTCCCTATCTTCAGCATCGATTATATTAACCGTCCCCGGCTGATATACCGCCGCGTGAATCAGGCGGGTAAAACTGTTTTAAGCCCGGTTACCTGGCGCGAGAATGAGATAAAGGCCGAAGTGACCTTTCCTTTTACCCTAAACCGGTTTAACAATAATTATAGTTTTGGATTCAAAACCGGCACAAGCTATACCAACCGGTACGGTATCGAAAACGGCATGCCTTCGCTCTTAAAAACGCTTGAATATCCCATGCATTACCAGTTTTACGCCTCGAGGAACAATCGCCGGAGCTCCCGTGATCTTGCGCCGCGTTGGGGACAGAATATCACGCTCACTTACCGGAACTATCCCTTCGAAAACCGCGTGGAAGGCGAACTATTCACCCTTCGAAGCACCTTTTACTTCCCCGGCCTTGCTTCCAACCACTCTTTTCAGGCTGCTTTCAACTACCAGCACGGTGATGGAAATTATGTAAATACAGTAGATATCCCGAGGGTAAGCGGCTACAGTTACCTTAGCCCGATTGGGAATACACGCAACACGCTTCTTCTGGACTACAGGCTACCTTTGCTTTACCCCGACTGGGAAGCAGGGCCACTTGCATTTATCAAACGCATTAAGGGCGGTGTTTTTGCCGATTTCGAAAATATCGGAAAGGGCGACGCCTTCTCTCCCCGCTCCTACGGCGCTGAACTCAGAGCGGATATGAACCTGCTCCGCTTTTATCTTCCTAATTTTGATGTTGGAGGAAAAGTGATATTTTTAAATGAAAAACCACGCCAAAATCCGATATTCGAATTTATGGCTACTTACAGCTTTTAA
- a CDS encoding TonB-dependent receptor, with amino-acid sequence MKSGRGLTSYRLTYILCLALFSGSIASHTEVFAQAITPNAKNRFSTNDTLKEVQIKGIKPSLRHTSITPVQTLAGQQLENLNSLSVADALRFFSGVQIKDYGGIGGLKTVNIRSLGSQHTAVFYDGIQLGNAQDGEIDLGRFSLDNIEEIDLYNSQRSSIFQPARAFAAASSIYLQSKIPVFKNNDRDHVRAAFKTGSFGLFSPSLAWQHKISNKISSTFSTEWQRTDGRYKFRYTNSVYDTTAVRQNGDTEALRLEGGLHGSFADSSEWSVKIFQYFSERGLPRAIVRNNFESRDRQWDRNTFVQASWTSRSNGPFQLMLNAKYAHDYMRYLQPGYDNIEGSMDNRYRQKEFYASAAGRYSLNSLLDIALSTDLLVNDMSSNMAHFSYPARYTSLTALASEFHSGRFRMQGSLLGTLINETTEQNAAAGNKEKLSPAFTASWQPFPQNTLLLRAFYKDIFRMPTFNDLYYTFSGNTALRPENTKQYDAGFTILKHLSSRFWQSISLQADAYYNHVKDKIVAVPGENIATWMMMNLGEVNIKGAEVNMTTSAKAGKTSLNATLAYTYQQALDVTSASDFNYRHQIPYTPEHSGSFILNATRENISLNYSYIYTGERYSQKANIPDNYMEPWYTHDISASGGFKTKKIVYKATAEVNNLFNQYRDVILNFPMPGRSYRFTLSMNY; translated from the coding sequence ATGAAATCAGGGCGAGGACTTACTTCTTACAGACTGACGTATATTTTATGTCTGGCGCTTTTTTCAGGAAGCATCGCCTCGCATACAGAAGTCTTTGCTCAAGCCATTACGCCGAACGCCAAAAATCGATTCTCCACAAACGATACACTTAAGGAAGTACAAATAAAGGGGATCAAACCCAGCCTCCGTCATACCTCAATTACCCCTGTTCAAACACTCGCCGGACAGCAGCTTGAAAATCTGAACAGCTTATCCGTTGCAGATGCATTAAGATTCTTCTCGGGAGTACAAATAAAAGATTACGGCGGCATCGGAGGCTTAAAAACGGTCAACATTCGCAGTCTCGGCAGTCAGCATACCGCCGTATTCTATGACGGCATTCAACTCGGCAACGCGCAGGACGGGGAAATAGACCTGGGAAGATTCTCGCTCGACAATATCGAAGAGATCGACCTGTATAATAGTCAGCGGAGCAGCATCTTTCAGCCCGCGAGAGCTTTTGCAGCAGCCAGCAGTATTTACCTGCAGTCCAAAATCCCGGTTTTTAAAAACAACGATCGCGATCACGTGAGGGCCGCTTTCAAAACAGGCTCATTCGGACTGTTTTCACCATCACTGGCCTGGCAGCACAAAATAAGCAATAAGATTTCCAGCACGTTCAGCACAGAATGGCAAAGGACCGACGGCCGGTACAAGTTCAGGTATACCAATTCAGTATACGACACCACTGCCGTCCGTCAGAACGGCGACACCGAAGCTTTGCGATTAGAAGGAGGCTTGCATGGGTCGTTTGCCGACAGCAGCGAATGGTCTGTTAAAATCTTCCAGTATTTTTCAGAAAGAGGACTTCCCCGTGCCATCGTCAGAAATAATTTTGAATCACGCGACAGACAATGGGACCGCAATACTTTTGTCCAGGCATCCTGGACCAGCCGCAGCAACGGGCCATTTCAGCTGATGCTGAACGCGAAATATGCTCACGACTATATGCGGTATCTACAGCCCGGATACGACAATATCGAAGGATCCATGGATAACCGGTACAGACAAAAAGAATTTTATGCCTCAGCTGCCGGCCGGTACAGCTTAAATTCATTGCTGGACATCGCTCTGTCAACAGATCTCCTCGTTAATGACATGAGTTCTAACATGGCTCATTTTTCTTATCCTGCCAGATACACGAGCCTGACAGCGCTGGCATCCGAATTCCACTCCGGGCGTTTCAGAATGCAGGGAAGCCTTCTGGGCACACTGATTAATGAAACAACAGAGCAAAATGCTGCTGCAGGAAATAAAGAGAAGCTAAGTCCCGCTTTTACTGCTTCATGGCAGCCATTTCCGCAAAATACACTCTTGCTGAGAGCTTTTTACAAGGACATCTTCCGGATGCCTACCTTTAACGATCTTTATTATACCTTTTCGGGCAACACCGCCCTTCGGCCTGAGAATACCAAACAATACGATGCTGGCTTCACTATCCTGAAACATCTTAGTTCGCGTTTCTGGCAAAGCATTTCCCTTCAGGCAGACGCTTACTACAATCACGTAAAAGACAAGATCGTTGCTGTACCAGGCGAGAATATCGCTACCTGGATGATGATGAACCTAGGCGAAGTCAATATCAAAGGAGCGGAAGTAAACATGACAACTTCGGCAAAAGCCGGTAAAACCTCGTTAAATGCAACGCTGGCTTACACCTACCAGCAGGCTCTTGACGTAACCAGCGCCTCCGACTTTAACTATCGCCATCAAATCCCTTATACTCCCGAACACTCCGGGTCCTTCATTTTAAATGCCACACGCGAAAACATCTCCTTAAACTACAGTTATATCTATACGGGAGAACGGTACAGTCAGAAGGCTAATATTCCCGACAACTATATGGAACCCTGGTATACACACGACATATCAGCATCGGGAGGCTTCAAAACAAAGAAGATCGTTTATAAGGCCACCGCGGAAGTGAACAATCTTTTTAACCAATATCGTGATGTGATTTTGAACTTCCCGATGCCGGGCCGGTCATACCGCTTCACATTAAGCATGAACTATTAA
- a CDS encoding YncE family protein: protein MRKIKHIKLLLLFALITAVLSSCRKDPKVTPEEITGISDPDLAQKSSFYLLNEGNMNMNKASLDFFDHQTGVYRRNIFEYTNPEITKGLGDVGNDIGIYGSKLYIIVNNSHQVEVLNAQTAKHIGTIDIVNCRYITFYNGKAYVSSYQSRIEGNSSANGYVARIDTASLQIEKTVTVGRQPEEMAITGGKLYVANSGGYDPGQYESTLSVVDLNSFTEIKRIDVAINLHRVKADKYGDLYVTSRGDSYNIPSKLFVIDTGTDAIKKTFDIAATNLCIDNDLAYIIGVQFSYPLQKNTISYAVLNVKDESIVSRNFITDGTEQSIVRPQGIAIDPYTKDIYVTDAKDFVTPGTLYCFDRNGRKKWSVFTGDAPAHFAFIN from the coding sequence ATGAGAAAGATCAAACATATAAAATTACTCCTCCTGTTTGCCCTGATTACAGCGGTGCTTTCCTCCTGTCGCAAGGATCCTAAGGTAACACCTGAAGAAATTACCGGGATATCAGATCCTGACCTGGCTCAAAAAAGCAGCTTTTACCTTTTAAATGAGGGAAACATGAACATGAACAAGGCCTCTCTCGATTTCTTTGACCATCAGACAGGCGTTTACAGGAGGAATATTTTTGAATATACCAATCCCGAAATCACAAAAGGGCTCGGAGATGTAGGCAACGATATCGGCATCTATGGTTCCAAATTATATATCATTGTCAATAACTCCCATCAGGTTGAAGTATTAAATGCACAGACCGCAAAGCATATCGGCACGATTGACATTGTGAACTGCCGGTATATCACATTTTATAACGGCAAAGCATATGTGAGCTCGTATCAGAGCCGCATTGAAGGAAACAGCTCTGCGAACGGATATGTGGCAAGGATCGATACCGCCAGCTTACAAATAGAAAAAACTGTTACCGTGGGCCGCCAGCCGGAAGAGATGGCAATTACAGGAGGAAAACTATATGTCGCTAATTCCGGCGGGTACGACCCCGGACAATACGAAAGTACTCTTTCTGTAGTTGACCTTAACAGCTTTACCGAGATAAAGCGGATTGACGTAGCCATCAATCTTCATCGTGTAAAGGCCGACAAATACGGTGACCTCTATGTTACTTCGAGAGGCGACTCTTACAATATCCCTTCAAAGCTTTTTGTAATTGATACCGGTACAGATGCAATCAAAAAGACATTCGACATAGCAGCTACCAACCTCTGTATCGATAATGATCTGGCTTATATCATTGGGGTGCAGTTTAGCTACCCGCTTCAGAAAAACACCATCTCTTATGCCGTTCTGAATGTAAAAGACGAAAGCATTGTAAGCCGGAATTTCATTACCGACGGTACGGAACAAAGCATTGTAAGGCCTCAGGGCATAGCAATCGATCCTTATACAAAAGACATCTACGTTACAGATGCCAAAGATTTTGTTACGCCAGGTACTCTTTACTGCTTTGATCGAAACGGCCGCAAAAAGTGGTCGGTATTTACCGGGGACGCTCCCGCACATTTCGCATTTATAAATTAA
- a CDS encoding YncE family protein: protein MKQRLLPALFILSLALFQSCKKDRDETPKEKETVGMYVLFEGSWGQNNSGIAWYDLRTGQSDANYFKTVNGRNLGESAQDLKLYGNKMYCVVSGTQGEKKSFLEVIDPLTGKSIKQIPFFDANSEYMPRSIAFAGGKAYVSGFDGYISRVDTASLTIDSRLSAGRFLEGITISNGKLYAANSDYNYSGDETTVSVVDIASFKKLYELEVGSNPTKMATSENGDVYVVLAGTTANAPAFKRIDSKTDKVTASYNYFVGSMAVSGTRVLLNVNPYSTPEIKPFDITSGALGSNFITDGIKVDIPYSISINSLNGDVVIGDSKSYSSASGEALCFSSEGKLKFKFTTAATNPNHTVFIYGNKQ, encoded by the coding sequence ATGAAACAACGACTATTACCCGCACTGTTTATCCTTTCGCTGGCGCTTTTTCAATCATGCAAAAAAGACCGTGATGAAACTCCAAAAGAAAAAGAGACAGTGGGGATGTATGTACTTTTTGAAGGATCGTGGGGACAGAATAACAGTGGAATAGCCTGGTATGATCTAAGAACCGGTCAGTCTGACGCAAATTATTTCAAAACCGTAAATGGTCGCAATTTGGGAGAAAGTGCCCAGGATCTTAAGCTATATGGAAATAAAATGTATTGCGTTGTATCAGGAACTCAGGGCGAGAAAAAATCATTTCTTGAAGTGATAGATCCTCTCACCGGAAAATCGATTAAACAAATTCCATTTTTTGATGCCAACTCCGAGTATATGCCCCGCTCTATCGCTTTCGCAGGAGGCAAAGCTTACGTTTCAGGCTTTGATGGCTATATTAGCCGGGTAGACACTGCGTCGTTAACTATTGACAGCCGGTTGTCGGCAGGACGCTTTCTGGAAGGAATTACTATATCAAACGGAAAATTGTATGCAGCGAATTCAGACTATAATTATTCCGGAGACGAAACAACTGTATCTGTTGTAGACATAGCCTCGTTTAAAAAGTTATACGAACTGGAAGTTGGTTCTAATCCCACAAAAATGGCGACATCTGAAAATGGCGATGTTTATGTGGTGCTTGCAGGCACTACTGCCAACGCTCCTGCATTTAAAAGGATCGATAGCAAAACAGATAAAGTCACGGCATCTTACAATTACTTTGTTGGATCAATGGCTGTCTCCGGAACGCGCGTTCTATTGAATGTAAACCCCTACAGCACTCCCGAAATCAAACCATTTGATATCACCTCAGGCGCTCTCGGTTCCAACTTCATTACGGATGGCATCAAGGTTGACATTCCATACAGCATCAGTATCAATTCGCTTAATGGAGATGTCGTAATAGGTGATTCAAAAAGCTATTCATCTGCATCTGGTGAAGCACTCTGCTTTTCCTCAGAAGGAAAGCTGAAATTTAAATTCACTACAGCTGCTACCAATCCCAATCACACCGTATTTATCTATGGCAACAAACAGTAA
- a CDS encoding cell surface protein — protein sequence MKKTTIHLLIPLLLIFVVINGCKKESGIDGSDEAPIRPITSGSNAYVTTLFEYLPAPGQLVNTNAGTTAAAESILSKKGLISLGAWGGSIVLGFDHTVVNESGKDDIILLGNASTIFAEPGVVWVMQDENGNGKPDDTWYELAGSEYGKTGYIRNYSITYTRPNPAGDVSWTDNKGNTGFVKTNSSHTQPYYPEWITADSYTITGTLLPGNNIDDSVPTFIKSLPFEFGYADNTQGGDKIDIDRAVDKDGKKINLKGIDFIKIQTGAQYNMGWLGELSTELQGVADLSLYKE from the coding sequence ATGAAAAAAACTACCATTCACCTATTGATTCCGCTGCTATTGATCTTTGTGGTTATTAACGGCTGCAAAAAAGAAAGCGGCATTGACGGATCGGATGAGGCACCAATACGGCCCATAACGTCCGGCAGCAATGCCTATGTTACCACTTTATTTGAATACCTGCCAGCACCCGGTCAGCTGGTAAACACCAATGCCGGCACTACTGCCGCTGCAGAAAGCATACTTAGCAAAAAAGGTCTCATCTCGCTCGGGGCATGGGGAGGGAGTATCGTCCTCGGTTTTGACCACACTGTCGTCAATGAATCCGGCAAAGACGATATTATTCTGCTCGGGAACGCAAGTACCATTTTTGCAGAACCTGGAGTAGTATGGGTGATGCAGGACGAGAACGGTAATGGCAAACCAGATGATACCTGGTATGAGCTGGCAGGAAGCGAGTACGGCAAAACAGGATATATACGTAATTACTCTATTACTTATACTCGTCCGAACCCGGCCGGCGATGTGTCGTGGACAGATAACAAAGGAAATACAGGCTTTGTTAAAACGAATTCCTCCCATACTCAGCCTTACTATCCTGAATGGATCACTGCGGACAGCTATACAATAACCGGAACGTTGCTACCAGGCAACAATATCGACGACAGCGTTCCTACCTTCATCAAAAGTCTCCCATTTGAATTTGGTTACGCGGACAATACACAAGGAGGAGATAAAATCGACATCGACAGGGCCGTAGATAAAGACGGCAAAAAAATCAATCTTAAAGGTATTGATTTTATTAAAATCCAGACGGGGGCACAATACAATATGGGATGGCTGGGAGAATTGTCAACCGAGCTGCAGGGAGTAGCCGACCTAAGCCTGTATAAAGAATAG
- a CDS encoding beta-N-acetylhexosaminidase — MLLKKRILTALFVYAGFTASAQTSSGKIAIIPEPVSIVEHTGTFVLPEKTTIKASSNAESMQVAAYLKEKLGVTGKNIVVSHSGNSNIELVLLRKEDTELSKEGYRLNVSEEKVKIEANQPAGLFYGVQTLLQLFPKEVESKDQLLNLKWQVPCATITDYPRFGWRGLMFDVARHFFTKEDVKQYIDQMARYKFNLLHLHLTDDEGWRIEIKSYPKLTQVGAWNVKKVGYFGDFTPPLPNEPRTYGGFYTQEDIKELVRYAKERFIDILPEIDVPGHSLAAVASYPELSCTPGADQYKVRSGEKIMDWSRGAPPIALLDNTLCPANEKVYEFLDNVVTEVAALFPFEYIHMGGDECPKNFWEKNEAIKALAKENNLKNMEEVQGYFEKRLEKIVVSRGKKFMGWDEILEGGLAPSAAVMSWRGMKGGTEAAKMKHEVVMSPTTFAYLDYMQGDAAIEPKVYASLRLNKAYQFEPLPDSVDEQYIKGGQANLWTEQIYNMRHAQYMTWPRAFAISESVWSQKGKKNWDYFFNRVEKHFARFDQAEIKYAPSVYEPIFSTSVTPDKQLQIHMSTEVSGLDIYYTFDNSFPDHFYPKYTTPLIAPKDAVMLKVITYRGNKPVGRMINYPIKDLQDKIKLQRTQGQRQQ; from the coding sequence ATGTTATTAAAAAAGCGAATTCTTACAGCTCTCTTTGTTTATGCTGGCTTTACTGCATCAGCACAAACGTCGTCCGGAAAAATTGCTATCATTCCCGAACCTGTTAGCATAGTAGAACATACGGGAACTTTTGTTTTACCTGAAAAGACCACGATTAAAGCTTCCAGCAATGCGGAAAGCATGCAGGTAGCTGCTTATCTTAAAGAGAAATTAGGTGTTACCGGGAAAAACATTGTTGTCAGTCACTCGGGAAACAGCAACATTGAACTGGTCCTGCTGCGCAAAGAAGATACAGAACTAAGTAAAGAAGGGTACAGGTTGAATGTATCCGAAGAGAAAGTGAAGATCGAAGCAAATCAGCCTGCGGGCTTGTTTTATGGAGTACAAACACTCCTTCAGCTATTTCCAAAGGAAGTGGAGAGCAAAGATCAGCTTCTGAATCTGAAGTGGCAGGTGCCTTGTGCAACCATTACAGATTATCCAAGATTTGGATGGAGAGGCCTCATGTTTGATGTAGCCCGCCATTTTTTCACAAAGGAAGATGTGAAACAGTATATCGACCAGATGGCACGTTACAAGTTTAATCTTCTGCATTTACACCTTACCGACGACGAGGGATGGCGTATTGAAATAAAGAGTTATCCTAAACTTACACAGGTTGGTGCATGGAATGTGAAAAAGGTAGGGTATTTTGGCGACTTTACGCCGCCGCTGCCTAACGAACCGCGTACTTATGGTGGATTCTATACACAAGAGGATATAAAAGAACTTGTCAGGTACGCGAAGGAACGTTTTATTGATATTCTTCCCGAGATTGACGTCCCCGGACATAGTCTTGCTGCCGTAGCGTCCTATCCGGAATTATCTTGTACTCCTGGTGCAGATCAGTACAAGGTTAGATCGGGTGAAAAGATAATGGACTGGTCGCGCGGAGCGCCCCCGATAGCGCTTCTCGATAACACGCTGTGCCCTGCGAATGAAAAAGTATACGAGTTTTTAGATAATGTAGTAACAGAAGTAGCTGCACTTTTCCCTTTCGAATATATCCATATGGGAGGTGATGAGTGTCCGAAGAATTTCTGGGAGAAGAACGAGGCTATTAAAGCGCTGGCTAAGGAAAATAACCTGAAAAACATGGAAGAGGTTCAGGGATATTTTGAGAAACGTCTTGAAAAGATCGTAGTATCCAGGGGAAAAAAGTTTATGGGCTGGGATGAGATCCTTGAGGGTGGATTAGCGCCAAGTGCTGCCGTTATGAGCTGGAGAGGGATGAAAGGCGGGACAGAAGCTGCGAAAATGAAACATGAGGTGGTTATGAGCCCCACAACCTTTGCTTATCTCGACTATATGCAGGGCGATGCGGCAATTGAACCTAAGGTTTATGCATCCCTTCGCTTAAACAAGGCATACCAGTTTGAGCCACTTCCCGACAGTGTTGATGAGCAATATATCAAAGGAGGGCAGGCTAACTTGTGGACCGAGCAAATTTATAACATGCGGCACGCCCAATACATGACCTGGCCCAGGGCTTTCGCTATTTCTGAGTCGGTTTGGTCGCAAAAAGGAAAGAAAAACTGGGACTATTTCTTTAACAGGGTAGAAAAACATTTCGCGCGTTTCGATCAGGCCGAGATCAAGTATGCACCCAGTGTTTACGAGCCGATTTTCTCAACAAGCGTTACTCCTGATAAGCAGCTGCAAATCCATATGAGCACAGAAGTAAGCGGCCTTGATATATATTACACTTTTGACAACTCGTTTCCCGATCACTTTTATCCAAAATATACTACGCCTTTAATAGCGCCTAAAGATGCCGTGATGTTAAAGGTAATTACATACCGGGGAAATAAGCCCGTTGGAAGAATGATAAATTATCCGATAAAAGACCTTCAGGATAAAATTAAGCTGCAAAGAACCCAGGGACAGAGGCAGCAATAA